In the genome of Fusobacterium necrogenes, one region contains:
- a CDS encoding fimbrial biogenesis chaperone codes for MMMEKLKKVFKSSFLKMYLGMLALASVAQAIEITPAEFVYQLDSLGNSQTVTFYNRKDKPERVKISFIPYQKDGEDKYLGNWGTIYPRIVTVPPKDQKDIKFSIEAPRNLPKGEYRAVLFMEELEQKALTPQGKVIMKEGTTNSQVNMLINLGVIVYGYSGDPNELKVSGTVSEEKILETRMEFKLKNDGEITKPYTLFFEGVDKEGKQRIINKNIVVIQGYEDKINEKLPEELATINKIYLMDSNKNIIKTFR; via the coding sequence ATGATGATGGAAAAATTGAAGAAGGTGTTCAAGAGTAGTTTTTTGAAAATGTATTTAGGAATGCTGGCTTTAGCAAGTGTAGCACAGGCAATAGAGATTACACCAGCAGAATTTGTGTACCAACTTGATAGTTTGGGGAATAGTCAAACAGTAACTTTTTATAACAGAAAAGATAAGCCTGAAAGAGTAAAAATATCTTTTATTCCATATCAAAAAGATGGAGAAGATAAGTACTTAGGAAATTGGGGAACTATTTATCCAAGAATAGTAACAGTTCCACCTAAAGATCAAAAGGATATTAAGTTCTCAATAGAGGCTCCTAGAAATCTGCCTAAAGGTGAGTATAGAGCAGTTTTATTTATGGAAGAACTAGAGCAAAAAGCTTTAACACCTCAAGGTAAAGTTATCATGAAAGAGGGAACTACTAATAGTCAAGTTAATATGTTAATTAATTTAGGAGTAATAGTATATGGATATTCTGGAGATCCTAATGAATTAAAAGTTTCAGGAACTGTTTCTGAAGAGAAGATTTTAGAAACTAGAATGGAATTTAAATTGAAAAATGATGGAGAAATAACTAAACCATATACACTTTTCTTCGAAGGAGTAGATAAAGAAGGAAAGCAAAGAATTATAAATAAAAATATAGTTGTAATTCAAGGATATGAAGACAAGATAAATGAAAAATTACCAGAGGAATTAGCAACTATTAATAAAATATACTTAATGGATTCTAACAAAAATATAATTAAAACATTCAGATAA
- the thiE gene encoding thiamine phosphate synthase → MRNRIEIPKGIYGITGDNFSNGRSNYFCVEEMIKGGIKIVQYRAKTKDTREKVKEAREIRELCRKNGVVFIVNDNVDIALLVDADGVHIGQEDMHPDDVRKLIGDNKIIGLSTHSEKQGMEAYKNPNVDYIGVGPIFPTTTKDTTPVGLGYLEYAVKNLNLPFVAIGGIKAHNIDSIIAKGAQRVSLVSEIVGAESISKISKKLQEKFSE, encoded by the coding sequence ATGAGAAATAGAATAGAGATTCCTAAGGGAATATATGGAATAACAGGAGATAATTTTTCTAATGGAAGAAGTAATTACTTTTGTGTAGAAGAGATGATAAAAGGTGGAATAAAAATAGTTCAATATAGGGCTAAAACAAAAGATACAAGAGAGAAAGTAAAGGAAGCTAGAGAGATAAGAGAGCTTTGTAGAAAAAATGGAGTAGTATTTATAGTAAATGATAATGTAGATATAGCTCTTCTTGTAGATGCAGATGGAGTTCATATAGGACAAGAGGATATGCACCCAGATGATGTAAGAAAACTTATAGGAGATAATAAAATCATTGGACTTTCTACTCATTCAGAAAAGCAGGGAATGGAAGCCTATAAAAATCCTAATGTTGATTACATAGGAGTAGGACCTATATTTCCAACAACTACTAAAGATACAACTCCGGTAGGATTGGGGTATCTTGAATACGCAGTAAAAAATTTAAATTTACCTTTTGTAGCTATTGGAGGAATAAAAGCACACAATATAGACAGTATCATAGCTAAAGGAGCACAAAGAGTATCTCTTGTTAGTGAGATAGTAGGAGCAGAATCTATATCTAAAATTAGTAAAAAGTTACAAGAGAAATTTTCTGAGTAA
- the thiH gene encoding 2-iminoacetate synthase ThiH — protein sequence MSYYDELVKWKGFDFEGYFNSVTDGEILKSIEKDKLSVYDYLNLLSPRAKNHIEKMAQRAHKLTRQYFGNVIGLYLPIYVSNYCTSNCIYCGFSKKNHIVRRHMKFEEIEREAKEIAKSGIENILLLTGEAKGLVDKEYLKGGIDVLKKYFSSVSIEVMPLDEEDYRYLAKDGLDGLTVYQETYDEKRYAEVHLSGEKRDFKYRLDTPERGAKAGLRTIGIGALLGLGNIRSDAFKTGLHLKYLIDNYPNSEFSISFPRVNEAEGNLKDSYAVDDITFVQIILANRIFQPTAGITLSTRESAYMRDNLLQLGITKFSAGSKTEVGGYSHENESTAQFDITDNRSVEEIVEAIRKRGLEPKYKDWETLL from the coding sequence ATGAGTTACTATGATGAACTAGTTAAATGGAAAGGTTTTGATTTTGAGGGATATTTTAATTCTGTAACTGATGGAGAGATATTGAAAAGTATAGAGAAAGATAAATTATCTGTATATGATTATTTAAATCTTTTATCTCCTAGAGCAAAAAATCATATAGAAAAAATGGCTCAAAGAGCACATAAGTTGACAAGACAATATTTTGGAAATGTAATAGGACTATATCTTCCAATATATGTTTCTAACTATTGTACTAGTAATTGTATCTATTGTGGATTTTCTAAAAAAAATCATATAGTAAGAAGACATATGAAGTTTGAAGAGATAGAAAGAGAAGCTAAAGAGATAGCAAAATCTGGAATAGAAAATATACTTCTTTTAACTGGAGAAGCTAAAGGGTTAGTAGATAAGGAGTATTTAAAAGGTGGAATAGATGTATTGAAAAAATATTTCTCATCTGTATCTATTGAAGTAATGCCATTAGACGAAGAAGATTATAGATATCTAGCTAAAGATGGATTAGATGGACTTACTGTATATCAAGAGACCTATGATGAAAAAAGATATGCAGAGGTACATCTCTCAGGGGAAAAAAGAGATTTTAAATATAGATTGGATACTCCCGAAAGAGGAGCCAAAGCTGGATTAAGAACAATAGGAATAGGAGCACTATTAGGACTTGGAAATATAAGAAGTGATGCCTTTAAGACAGGATTGCATCTGAAATACCTTATAGATAATTATCCAAATAGTGAGTTTAGTATCTCCTTCCCTAGAGTAAATGAAGCAGAAGGGAATTTAAAAGATAGTTATGCTGTTGATGATATTACCTTTGTACAGATAATATTAGCCAATAGAATTTTCCAACCAACAGCTGGAATAACTCTATCAACTAGAGAGAGTGCTTATATGAGAGATAATTTATTGCAATTAGGAATTACTAAATTTTCAGCAGGCTCAAAAACGGAAGTAGGTGGTTATTCACACGAAAATGAATCAACAGCTCAATTTGATATAACTGACAATAGAAGTGTAGAAGAGATAGTAGAAGCTATTAGAAAAAGAGGATTAGAACCTAAGTATAAAGATTGGGAGACATTATTATGA
- a CDS encoding thiazole synthase: protein MEKFILKGKEFSSRLLTGTGKFADKNLVAPMLEASGSQIITMALRRINFQNPKENILNYIPKHITLLPNTSGARTAEEAIKIARIAREAGCGDFIKIEIINDSKYLMPDNSETIKATKVLADEGFIVLPYIMPDLITAKRLEDAGAAAVMPLGSPIGSNRGILTKPFVEMLLENNRVPIIVDAGIGKPSDAAIAMEMGCDAVLVNTAIATAQDPVKMGRAFALAVEAGREAFLAQLAEEQKYASASSPLTGFLFRGE from the coding sequence ATGGAAAAATTTATTTTAAAAGGAAAAGAGTTTAGTAGTAGATTACTTACAGGAACAGGGAAATTTGCTGATAAAAATTTAGTAGCTCCTATGTTAGAAGCTAGTGGTTCTCAAATTATAACAATGGCACTTAGAAGAATAAACTTCCAAAATCCAAAGGAGAATATTCTAAACTATATTCCAAAACATATAACATTGTTACCTAATACTTCAGGGGCTAGAACAGCAGAGGAAGCTATAAAAATAGCAAGAATAGCTAGAGAAGCTGGATGTGGAGATTTTATAAAAATTGAGATAATAAATGATAGTAAATATCTTATGCCAGATAATAGTGAAACAATAAAAGCTACAAAAGTTTTAGCTGATGAGGGATTTATAGTACTACCATATATTATGCCTGATTTAATAACAGCTAAAAGATTAGAAGATGCTGGAGCAGCAGCAGTTATGCCACTTGGTTCTCCTATTGGTTCAAATAGAGGGATACTTACAAAACCATTTGTAGAGATGTTATTAGAAAATAATAGAGTACCTATCATAGTAGATGCTGGAATAGGGAAACCATCAGATGCAGCTATAGCTATGGAGATGGGGTGTGATGCTGTACTTGTAAATACAGCTATTGCCACAGCACAAGACCCAGTTAAAATGGGAAGAGCTTTTGCATTAGCAGTAGAAGCTGGAAGAGAAGCTTTCTTAGCTCAATTAGCAGAGGAACAAAAATATGCTAGTGCTTCATCACCACTTACAGGATTTTTGTTTAGAGGTGAGTAG
- a CDS encoding cyclic nucleotide-binding domain-containing protein, which translates to MNMIFLNKNDRHYLDGKFYIIKKGKIISRDILENGKILTYENYLTSGEIIGNFFSFLTLKDIYIPDIDIEVEALEDDTVLEEFNFNSNILTDDNFISKIITHLAKKTLIKFFYQLYDTQGYILSILKLYNNDTGFISKKEINYENFNISKSQFYLVLSKLKKEKYILDDSDGIYLNLKKIDTYLSSL; encoded by the coding sequence ATGAATATGATATTCTTAAATAAAAATGATCGTCATTATTTAGATGGAAAATTTTATATTATAAAGAAGGGAAAAATTATAAGTCGTGATATATTAGAAAATGGAAAGATATTGACATATGAAAATTATCTTACCTCTGGAGAGATAATTGGAAATTTCTTTAGTTTTCTTACTCTTAAGGATATATATATTCCGGATATTGATATTGAAGTAGAAGCTCTAGAAGATGATACTGTTCTTGAAGAGTTTAACTTCAATTCTAATATTCTGACTGATGATAATTTCATTTCAAAAATAATTACTCATCTTGCCAAAAAAACTTTAATTAAGTTTTTTTACCAATTATATGATACTCAAGGTTATATTTTATCGATTTTGAAATTATATAATAACGATACAGGCTTTATCTCAAAAAAGGAGATTAACTATGAAAATTTTAATATAAGCAAGAGTCAATTCTACCTTGTATTATCTAAATTAAAAAAAGAGAAATATATATTAGATGATAGTGATGGGATATATCTGAATTTGAAAAAAATAGATACTTATTTAAGTAGTTTATAA
- a CDS encoding ShlB/FhaC/HecB family hemolysin secretion/activation protein → MKKNLKVKLCLLALLASGSSVWAATVQRDTLSDIERTQRLIELRQKQDYINQQLMYPNRSTIKVEKDVLDEVKEGEKYLFTNIQLVGTTKLKRETDKVIKEYINTKMGKEEIYNLLVKLSNIFLVNGYSTTLVTLKSGNVNKGELIYEVKEGKVRNVEFMNKKEGGKDKLKLGMAFPMRKGDLLSTRDMDQGIENMNVGGNNNVAEITPTEEYGYSDIIIEENYSPTGFSLGMDNSGYKDKGRYKLNLGFTQDNLLGINDVIRFNYIERLTDDRDKDRESNYDLGVTIPIGYWKFAYNYNLGDNYNTYTSDIGSYTSESRAEKHKVRISRVISRGQYQKTTIHGGFTIRDNKNTLNDLLLEVSSKKYTNAAFSIDHTNRFLGGTIFGMLEYERGVPWFGSEIDPSPLKEGDYKIEYDKLNFNLDWLRFFSVKDHGFQYKMGIGGSYSDDRLLAVNQFTMGDEYTVRGFKESSVAGNKGVYINNTLTYMGTENMNKYLAAFKPFIGLDAGVSRDRDLPTSDKIVGMALGFKFDMGNLHGSFTYGIPLRWAPGMPRETNPIYVNLSYIL, encoded by the coding sequence ATGAAAAAGAATTTGAAGGTTAAATTATGCTTATTAGCTTTGTTAGCTAGTGGTAGTTCCGTATGGGCTGCCACTGTACAAAGAGATACATTAAGTGATATAGAAAGAACTCAAAGACTAATAGAGTTAAGACAAAAGCAAGACTATATAAATCAACAACTTATGTATCCCAATAGAAGTACTATAAAAGTAGAAAAGGATGTATTAGATGAGGTAAAAGAGGGTGAAAAATACCTATTTACAAATATACAATTAGTTGGAACAACTAAGTTAAAAAGAGAAACTGATAAGGTAATCAAAGAGTATATCAATACAAAGATGGGAAAGGAGGAGATATATAACCTATTAGTTAAGTTATCTAATATATTTTTAGTAAATGGTTATTCAACAACACTTGTAACTTTAAAATCTGGAAATGTCAACAAGGGTGAACTGATTTATGAGGTAAAAGAGGGGAAAGTCAGGAATGTAGAGTTTATGAATAAAAAGGAAGGTGGTAAAGACAAATTAAAGCTAGGAATGGCTTTTCCAATGAGAAAAGGTGATTTACTTAGTACAAGAGATATGGACCAAGGAATTGAAAACATGAATGTTGGTGGAAATAACAATGTAGCAGAAATAACTCCAACAGAAGAATACGGTTATTCTGATATTATAATTGAAGAAAATTATTCTCCAACTGGTTTTTCACTTGGTATGGATAACAGTGGTTATAAGGATAAAGGAAGATATAAACTCAATCTAGGATTTACACAAGATAATCTTCTAGGAATAAATGATGTTATAAGATTTAATTACATTGAAAGATTAACAGATGATAGAGATAAAGATAGAGAATCAAACTATGATTTAGGTGTAACTATCCCAATAGGGTATTGGAAATTTGCTTATAACTATAATCTAGGAGATAACTATAATACTTATACTAGTGATATTGGTTCATATACAAGTGAGAGTAGAGCTGAAAAACATAAAGTTAGAATAAGTAGAGTTATATCTAGAGGACAGTATCAAAAAACAACTATTCATGGAGGCTTTACTATTAGAGATAACAAAAATACTCTAAATGATTTGTTGCTAGAAGTAAGTAGTAAAAAATATACAAATGCGGCTTTTTCAATAGATCATACAAATAGATTTTTAGGTGGAACTATTTTTGGAATGCTTGAATATGAAAGAGGAGTACCTTGGTTTGGTTCCGAAATAGATCCTAGTCCTCTGAAAGAAGGAGATTATAAAATAGAGTATGATAAACTTAATTTTAACTTGGATTGGTTGAGATTTTTTAGTGTAAAAGATCACGGATTTCAATATAAAATGGGTATAGGAGGTAGTTATTCAGACGATAGATTATTAGCAGTAAATCAGTTTACTATGGGAGATGAATATACAGTTAGAGGATTTAAAGAAAGTTCTGTAGCTGGAAATAAAGGAGTTTATATAAATAATACGTTAACATATATGGGAACTGAAAATATGAATAAATATCTTGCTGCATTTAAGCCTTTTATAGGATTAGATGCTGGGGTATCAAGAGATAGAGATCTTCCTACTTCTGATAAGATAGTGGGTATGGCTCTAGGATTCAAATTTGATATGGGGAATTTACACGGAAGCTTTACATATGGAATACCTTTAAGATGGGCACCAGGAATGCCACGTGAAACTAACCCTATCTATGTTAACTTAAGTTATATTTTATAG
- the thiF gene encoding sulfur carrier protein ThiS adenylyltransferase ThiF, with product MKIGIAGTGGIGSNVAMHLVRSGITNLKFGDFDRIEKSNLNRQFYFEEQIGKYKSETLKENLTKISQGNYEFEVIKFEKENMREFFKDCDIVVDGFDKKEYKALLLEEIFDGKKLLITVSGIGGIDSSSVQVIKKMKNLYIVGDMKSDISEYKTYSHKVNIVASKVVEVILKELYNEK from the coding sequence ATGAAAATAGGTATAGCTGGTACAGGTGGAATAGGCTCAAATGTGGCTATGCATCTAGTTAGAAGTGGAATTACTAATCTAAAATTTGGAGATTTTGATAGAATAGAAAAATCTAATCTCAATAGGCAATTTTACTTTGAAGAGCAGATAGGAAAATATAAATCTGAAACTCTAAAGGAAAATCTTACCAAAATCTCACAGGGTAATTATGAGTTTGAAGTAATAAAATTTGAAAAAGAGAATATGAGAGAGTTTTTCAAAGATTGTGATATAGTAGTAGATGGATTTGATAAAAAGGAGTATAAGGCTCTTTTACTTGAAGAGATTTTTGATGGAAAGAAACTTTTAATAACAGTATCTGGGATAGGTGGAATAGATTCCTCAAGTGTACAGGTAATAAAAAAAATGAAGAATCTCTATATAGTAGGGGATATGAAAAGTGATATTTCAGAATATAAAACTTATTCACATAAGGTAAATATAGTAGCTAGCAAAGTAGTAGAAGTAATCTTAAAGGAGCTATACAATGAGAAATAG